From the genome of Pungitius pungitius chromosome 21, fPunPun2.1, whole genome shotgun sequence, one region includes:
- the crygmx gene encoding crystallin, gamma MX, whose translation MGKVIFYEEKNFQGRHYECNSDCPEMQRHFTRCNSIKVDSGCWVAYEKPNYGGYQYMLHKGEYPDHQRWAGFNDCIRSCRMVPPYNGNYRMKIFARSDFAGQNLELMDDCPDLNERFHTRDISSVNVMEGYWILHEHPNYRGRQYFLRPGEYRRHVEWGSNSPTIGSLKRVTELN comes from the exons ATGGGCAAG GTTATTTTCTACGAAGAGAAGAACTTTCAGGGTCGTCACTATGAGTGCAACAGTGACTGCCCCGAGATGCAGAGACACTTCACCCGCTGTAACTCCATAAAAGTGGACAGCGGCTGCTGGGTGGCCTACGAGAAGCCCAACTACGGGGGCTACCAGTACATGCTGCACAAGGGCGAGTACCCCGACCACCAGCGCTGGGCCGGCTTCAACGACTGCATCCGCTCCTGCCGCATGGTGCCACCT TACAACGGCAACTACCGGATGAAGATCTTCGCGCGGTCCGACTTCGCGGGCCAGAACCTGGAGCTGATGGACGACTGCCCGGATCTGAACGAGCGCTTCCACACCCGCGACATCTCCTCCGTCAACGTGATGGAGGGCTACTGGATCCTGCACGAGCACCCCAACTACAGAGGACGCCAGTACTTCTTGCGTCCGGGAGAGTACAGGAGGCACGTCGAGTGGGGAAGCAACAGCCCCACCATCGGCTCTCTGAAACGTGTCACCGAGCTCAACTGA
- the aldh18a1 gene encoding delta-1-pyrroline-5-carboxylate synthase, which translates to MAHVSSFAHRRELRRAKRIVVKLGSAVVTRGDECGLALGRLASIVEQVAMLQNQGREMMIVTSGAVAFGKQRLRHEILLSQSVRQALHSGHNQLKDMSLPVLEARACAAAGQSGLMALYEAMFTQYTTCTAQVLVTNLDFHDDQKRRNLNSTLQELLRMNIVPIINTNDAVVPPPEPNSDLQGVISIKDNDSLAARLAVEMKADLLIALSDVEGLYNSPPGTDDAKLIDIFYPGDQESIIYGTKSRVGIGGMEAKVKAALWALQGGTSVVIANGTHPKVTGHVITDIVEGKKVGTFFSEIQPAGPTVEHQTEVARTSGRTLASLQPHQRSEIICRLAELLIEKSEEILTANKMDMDLAVNAGHSPPAMLKRLSLSPAKLTDLAVGLRQIAVAARDSVGRVLRRTRVAHNLKLEQVTVPIGVLLVIFEARPDCLPQVSALAVASGNALLLKGGKEAANTNQILHQLTQQALSMHGVGEAVQLVSTREDVEDLCRLDKMIDLIVPRGSSQLVRSIQRAAKGIPVLGHSEGICHVYVDGEASVEKVIRIVRDSKCDYPAACNAMESLLIHRDILRTPLFDQIVDMLRTERVKIHAGPRLASYLTFSPSEAKSLRTEYGDLECCIEVVDSMPEAVDHIHKYGSSHTDVIITENEDTAEQFLQLLDSACVFWNASSRFADGYRFGLGAEVGVSTARIHARGPVGLEGLLTTKWLLRGDGHTAADFSEQGSMEYLHEKLPVARPPAGQRESN; encoded by the exons ATGG CCCACGTCAGCTCCTTCGCACACCGCCGTGAACTGCGCCGGGCCAAGAGGATCGTAGTCAAGCTCGGCAGCGCGGTGGTCACCCGTGGCGATGAATGTGGCCTGGCTCTGGGGAGGCTGGCCTCCATCGTGGAGCAG GTGGCCATGCTGCAGAACCAAGGCAGGGAGATGATGATTGTCACCAGTGGAGCCGTGGCATTTGGCAAGCAAAGATTAAGACACGAGATCCTTCTGTCCCAGAGTGTCCGACAGGCGCTTCACTCAGGACACAACCAGCTCAAAGACATG TCTCTGCCAGTGCTGGAGGCCCGGGCTTGTGCTGCGGCGGGACAGAGTGGCCTGATGGCGCTTTATGAGGCCATGTTCACCCAATACACCACTTGCACTGCACAG gtcctTGTGACTAATCTGGATTTCCACGATGACCAAAAGAGGCGGAATCTGAACAGCACGCTTCAGGAGCTGCTGCGGATGAACATCGTTCCCATCATCAACACCAATGACGCCGTGGTGCCCCCGCCGGAGCCCAACAGCGACCTGCAGGGG GTGATCAGCATTAAGGACAACGACAGCCTGGCGGCGCGGCTAGCTGTGGAGATGAAGGCCGACCTCCTCATCGCGCTGTCCGACGTGGAAG GATTGTACAACAGCCCCCCTGGAACAGATGACGCCAAGCTCATCGACATCTTCTACCCTGGAGACCAGGAGTCCATCATCTATGGCACAAAGTCCAGAGTTGGAATTGGAGGCATGGAGGCCAAG gtcAAGGCGGCCCTGTGGGCCCTGCAGGGGGGCACCTCAGTGGTCATCGCGAATGGCACTCACCCCAAAGTAACAGGTCACGTCATCACCGACATTGTGGAGGGCAAGAAAGTGGGAACTTTTTTCTCTGAGATCCAACCTGCTG GCCCAACCGTCGAGCATCAGACTGAGGTGGCACGTACCTCTGGAAGAACCTTGGCATCTCTGCAACCACATCag AGGAGTGAGATCATCTGCCGTCTTGCAGAGCTGTTGATCGAAAAAAGTGAAGAGATTCTGACTGCCAACAAGATGGACATGGACCTGGCTGTAAATGCAG GCCATTCCCCACCCGCCATGCTGAAGCGCCTGAGTTTGTCACCAGCCAAACTCACCGACTTGGCCGTGGGTCTGCGGCAGATTGCTGTGGCGGCCCGGGACAGCGTGGGCCGCGTGCTGCGCAGGACCCGGGTGGCTCACAACCTGAAGCTGGAGCAGGTGACCGTGCCCATTGGAGTTCTTCTGGTCATCTTCGAGGCCCGACCCGACTGCCTGCCGCAG GTGTCAGCATTGGCCGTAGCCAGTGGTAACGCCCTCCTGCTGAAGGGAGGCAAGGAGGCCGCCAACACCAACCAGATCCTCCACCAGCTCACCCAGCAAGCCCTTTCCATGCACGGAGTCGGAGAGGCCGTGCAGCTG GTGAGCACTCGTGAGGATGTGGAGGATCTATGCCGACTGGACAAGATGATCGACTTGATTGTCCCTCGAGGATCCTCCCAGTTGGTCAGGAGCATCCAGCGGGCTGCGAAGGGCATTCCGGTGTTGGGCCACAGCGAGGGGATCTGCCACGTCTACGTTGACGGGGAAGCCAGTGTGGAAAAAGTCATCAGAATCG TCCGAGACTCCAAGTGCGACTACCCGGCTGCATGCAACGCCATGGAGAGCCTGCTGATCCACAGGGACATCCTCAGGACGCCGCTGTTTGACCAGATCGTTGACATGTTGCGCACCGAACGG GTGAAGATTCACGCGGGCCCTCGGTTGGCCTCCTACCTGACGTTCAGCCCGTCGGAGGCAAAGTCCCTGCGGACCGAGTACGGCGATCTGGAGTGCTGCATTGAGGTGGTGGACAGCATGCCGGAGGCTGTGGACCACATTCACAAGTACGGCAGCTCCCACACGGACGTCATCATCACAGAAAACG AGGACACAGCGGAGCagttcctgcagctgctggacaGCGCCTGTGTTTTCTGGAACGCTAGCTCGCGCTTTGCCGATGGCTACCGCTTTGGACTTG GAGCGGAGGTAGGCGTCAGCACCGCGCGTATCCACGCCCGGGGACCCGTGGGGCTGGAGGGGCTGCTCACCACCAAGTGGCTCCTGAGGGGGGACGGGCACACGGCGGCCGACTTCTCCGAGCAGGGCTCCATGGAGTACCTCCACGAAAAGCTGCCTGTGGCGCGACCTCCTGCCGGGCAGAGGGAGAGCAACTAG
- the crygmxl2 gene encoding crystallin, gamma MX, like 2, which yields SFKIIFYEGRNFQGRHWECSSDCMDTFRHFNCCNSIRVSGGHWVAYEKPHYGGYQYILGPGEYADYNSWMGFNNCVRSCQMYPPYRGSYKMRIYNRPDMMGHMMEFMDDCPNVYDRFHYRDIYSCNITEGFWIFYEHPNYRGRQYFLRPGEYRACGDWGCHNPMVGSFRRMRTVM from the exons tctttcaAGATCATCTTCTACGAAGGCCGCAACTTCCAGGGCCGCCACTGGGAGTGCAGCAGCGACTGCATGGACACCTTCAGGCACTTCAACTGCTGCAACTCCATCCGCGTCAGCGGTGGTCACTGGGTGGCCTACGAGAAGCCTCATTACGGCGGCTACCAGTACATCCTCGGACCCGGCGAGTACGCCGACTACAACTCCTGGATGGGCTTCAACAACTGCGTGCGCTCCTGCCAGATGTACCCCCCT tACAGAGGATCCTACAAGATGAGGATCTACAACAGGCCCGACATGATGGGACACATGATGGAGTTCATGGACGACTGCCCCAACGTGTACGACCGCTTCCATTACCGCGACATTTACTCCTGCAACATCACGGAGGGATTCTGGATCTTCTACGAGCACCCTAACTACAGGGGACGCCAGTACTTCCTGCGCCCCGGAGAGTACAGGGCCTGCGGGGACTGGGGCTGCCACAATCCTATGGTGGGCTCCTTCAGGAGGATGAGGACTGTCATGTAA